From the Thermovirga lienii DSM 17291 genome, one window contains:
- a CDS encoding protein of unknown function DUF114 (PFAM: Serine dehydrogenase proteinase~COGs: COG0616 Periplasmic serine protease (ClpP class)~KEGG: aco:Amico_0564 protein of unknown function DUF114~SPTR: Putative uncharacterized protein), with the protein MFGVDIFWILMLFFFVFPMMKQWNLERMRVAALRTLEKKRGSRVITLIHRQETVGFFGMFARNFINIEDSEEILRAIRMTSEDTPIDLIVHTPGGLLLAAEQIAAALNKHPAKVTVFVPHYAMSGGTLIALAADEIVMDKHAVLGPVDPQIGQFPAASIIKAVEEKPISEVDDQTLILADISRKAMVQTKQFVKDLLIDNISEEEAERIATVLTQGTWTHDYPISSEEAVKLGLFVNTDMPDEIREIMQLYPQSTQRRPSVHYVPAPYYGAPSNKKD; encoded by the coding sequence ATGTTTGGGGTAGATATTTTTTGGATTTTAATGCTTTTCTTTTTTGTGTTTCCCATGATGAAACAATGGAACCTTGAACGAATGAGGGTGGCAGCTCTCAGAACCCTTGAAAAAAAGAGAGGAAGTCGTGTGATAACCCTCATTCACAGGCAGGAGACGGTGGGGTTCTTTGGAATGTTCGCAAGGAACTTCATAAACATAGAGGATTCAGAGGAGATATTGAGGGCTATAAGGATGACCTCGGAGGATACGCCTATTGACCTGATAGTGCATACACCAGGTGGGTTGCTTTTGGCAGCAGAGCAAATTGCCGCGGCTCTTAATAAACACCCAGCAAAGGTTACTGTCTTCGTTCCTCACTATGCTATGTCTGGCGGCACGTTGATAGCCCTTGCCGCGGATGAGATAGTTATGGACAAACATGCGGTCTTAGGTCCTGTGGATCCCCAAATAGGACAATTTCCTGCTGCATCCATCATCAAGGCCGTAGAGGAGAAGCCCATATCGGAGGTAGATGATCAGACGTTGATCCTTGCCGATATATCCAGGAAAGCAATGGTCCAGACCAAGCAGTTTGTGAAAGACCTGTTGATAGACAATATATCCGAGGAGGAAGCGGAAAGGATAGCCACTGTCCTTACTCAAGGAACCTGGACCCACGACTATCCAATAAGCAGTGAAGAAGCCGTAAAACTGGGTCTGTTTGTCAACACGGATATGCCAGATGAGATAAGGGAGATAATGCAGCTTTATCCCCAATCTACTCAGCGGAGGCCTTCAGTGCACTATGTGCCTGCTCCCTATTATGGAGCTCCTTCGAACAAGAAGGATTAG